ACCTCCGGTCACCGCGGCTCGGCGTTCAACAGCGCGTTCAACGAGGCGCACATCCTCGCGACGACGCAGGCGATCGTCGACTATCGGCGCGAACAGGGTTACGACGGACCGCTTTTCATCGGGCGCGACACCCACGGCCTCTCGGAGCCGGCCTGGCTGACGGCGCTCGAGGTGCTCGCCGCGAACGACGTCGAGGTGCTGGTCGACGCGCGCGACGGGTTCACCCCGACGCCGGCGGTCTCGCACGCGATCCTGCGCGCGAACGGCGGCCGCACCACCGGCTCGGGTCTCGCCGACGGCATCGTCGTGACGCCGTCGCACAACCCGCCGGCCGACGGCGGTTTCAAGTACAACCCGCCGCACGGCGGGCCCGCCGACAGCGACGCGACGAAGGTCATCGCGGCCGCCGCGAACGCCTACCTGAAGGCGGGTCTGTCGGGTGTGCGGCGCACGGCCGACGGTCGTGCCGCGGCGAAGGGCTACGACTTCCTCGGCACCTACGTCGACGACCTGCCGAATGCCGTCGACCTCGCCAAGATCAAGGACGCCGGGGTGCGCATCGGTGCCGACCCGCTGGGTGGCGCATCGGTGGCCTACTGGGGTGAGATCGCCGAGCGGCACGGTCTCGACCTCACCGTGGTGAACCCGCAGGTCGACCCGGCCTGGCCGTTCATGACGCTCGACTGGGACGGCAAGATCCGGATGGACTGCTCCTCGCCGTACGCCATGGCCTCGCTCATCGCGCAGCGCGAAAAGTACGACATCGCGACCGGCAACGACGCCGACTCCGACCGCCACGGCATCGTCACGCCCGACGCCGGGCTGATGAACCCGAACCACTACCTCGCCGTCGCCATCCAGTACCTCTACGGCGGCGCGCGCCCGAACTGGAAGAGCGACCGCGTCGGCAAGACGCTCGTGTCGAGTTCGATGATCGACCGGGTCGTCTCCTCGATCGGGGCCACCCTGTGGGAGGTGCCGGTCGGCTTCAAGTGGTTCGTGCCCGGGCTGCTCGACGGCTCGGTCGGTTTCGGCGGTGAGGAGTCGGCCGGCGCGTCGTTCCTGCGGATGGACGGCAGCGTCTGGTCGACCGACAAGGACGGCATCCTGCTCGCGTTGCTCGCCTCGGAGATCCTCGCGGCCACCGGCAAGACCCCGAGCGCGCACTATGC
This genomic stretch from Calidifontibacter indicus harbors:
- the pgm gene encoding phosphoglucomutase (alpha-D-glucose-1,6-bisphosphate-dependent); translated protein: MTHERAGQPAQPSDLTDIDALVKAYYELSPDPDNLDQQVVFGTSGHRGSAFNSAFNEAHILATTQAIVDYRREQGYDGPLFIGRDTHGLSEPAWLTALEVLAANDVEVLVDARDGFTPTPAVSHAILRANGGRTTGSGLADGIVVTPSHNPPADGGFKYNPPHGGPADSDATKVIAAAANAYLKAGLSGVRRTADGRAAAKGYDFLGTYVDDLPNAVDLAKIKDAGVRIGADPLGGASVAYWGEIAERHGLDLTVVNPQVDPAWPFMTLDWDGKIRMDCSSPYAMASLIAQREKYDIATGNDADSDRHGIVTPDAGLMNPNHYLAVAIQYLYGGARPNWKSDRVGKTLVSSSMIDRVVSSIGATLWEVPVGFKWFVPGLLDGSVGFGGEESAGASFLRMDGSVWSTDKDGILLALLASEILAATGKTPSAHYADLAEQFGAPAYERIDAPANREQKAKLGALSPDDVPADSLAGEAITAKLTEAPGNGAAIGGLKVVTESAWFAARPSGTEDVYKIYAESFRGEDHLKQVQSEAKQIVDAALGG